The Musa acuminata AAA Group cultivar baxijiao chromosome BXJ2-2, Cavendish_Baxijiao_AAA, whole genome shotgun sequence genome has a segment encoding these proteins:
- the LOC135604986 gene encoding transcription factor bHLH25-like isoform X2, whose product MEALASPCYSDMGIDQSSFKRWELSALDQFSAQQLEVALGSPSSESYTSLPSCHPPNEIVTAAWHSDLHDGAAATAKMKAEMKDVLVLDGSKRKWDIMIRHGTKRPSMGNSSASHNQEHVMAERKRREKLTQRFIALSAVVPGLKKMDKASVLGDAIKYLKQLQEKVKSLEDQVAKRNTESAVLAKRSYDERQRCGSLLVEIEARVFQKSILIKIHCENQKGVLVKALSEIEKLHLSVICTSAMSFAISSLDITVMTQIEEEFCMTAKDLVKKLNSALM is encoded by the exons ATGGAAGCATTAGCATCCCCGTGCTACTCTGACATG GGAATCGATCAGAGCTCCTTCAAGCGGTGGGAGCTGTCTGCTTTAGATCAGTTCAGTGCACAACAACTAGAAGTGGCACTCGGATCTCCCTCCTCTGAGAGCTATACTTCACTCCCTTCATGCCATCCACCCAACGAAATAGTCACTGCGGCATGGCATTCGGACTTACATGACGGTGCTGCAGCGACGGCGAAGATGAAAGCAGAGATGAAGGATGTCCTGGTTCTTGATGGCTCAAAACGGAAGTGGGACATCATGATTCGCCATGGAACCAAGAGGCCGAGCATGGGgaacagctcggcctcccacaacCAGGAACACGTCATGGCCGAGAGGAAGCGAAGGGAGAAGCTCACGCAGAGATTTATAGCGCTGTCGGCAGTAGTTCCCGGCCTCAAGAAG ATGGACAAGGCCTCTGTTCTTGGCGATGCCATCAAGTACCTGAAGCAACTACAAGAGAAGGTCAAGAGCCTGGAGGATCAAGTTGCCAAGAGGAATACCGAGTCAGCGGTGCTTGCGAAGAGATCATACGACGAACGCCAACGTTGTGGGTCGCTCCTGGTGGAGATCGAAGCGAGAGTGTTCCAAAAGAGCATCCTAATTAAGATCCACTGCGAGAACCAGAAAGGAGTGTTGGTGAAAGCACTCTCCGAGATCGAGAAGCTCCACCTTTCTGTAATATGCACGAGTGCCATGTCCTTCGCTATTTCTTCTCTCGACATCACTGTGATGACtcag ATCGAAGAGGAATTCTGCATGACAGCGAAGGACCTGGTGAAGAAGCTGAACTCAGCTCTCATGTga
- the LOC135604986 gene encoding transcription factor bHLH25-like isoform X1 has translation MEALASPCYSDMGIDQSSFKRWELSALDQFSAQQLEVALGSPSSESYTSLPSCHPPNEIVTAAWHSDLHDGAAATAKMKAEMKDVLVLDGSKRKWDIMIRHGTKRPSMGNSSASHNQEHVMAERKRREKLTQRFIALSAVVPGLKKLLWKMDKASVLGDAIKYLKQLQEKVKSLEDQVAKRNTESAVLAKRSYDERQRCGSLLVEIEARVFQKSILIKIHCENQKGVLVKALSEIEKLHLSVICTSAMSFAISSLDITVMTQIEEEFCMTAKDLVKKLNSALM, from the exons ATGGAAGCATTAGCATCCCCGTGCTACTCTGACATG GGAATCGATCAGAGCTCCTTCAAGCGGTGGGAGCTGTCTGCTTTAGATCAGTTCAGTGCACAACAACTAGAAGTGGCACTCGGATCTCCCTCCTCTGAGAGCTATACTTCACTCCCTTCATGCCATCCACCCAACGAAATAGTCACTGCGGCATGGCATTCGGACTTACATGACGGTGCTGCAGCGACGGCGAAGATGAAAGCAGAGATGAAGGATGTCCTGGTTCTTGATGGCTCAAAACGGAAGTGGGACATCATGATTCGCCATGGAACCAAGAGGCCGAGCATGGGgaacagctcggcctcccacaacCAGGAACACGTCATGGCCGAGAGGAAGCGAAGGGAGAAGCTCACGCAGAGATTTATAGCGCTGTCGGCAGTAGTTCCCGGCCTCAAGAAG CTTTTGTGGAAGATGGACAAGGCCTCTGTTCTTGGCGATGCCATCAAGTACCTGAAGCAACTACAAGAGAAGGTCAAGAGCCTGGAGGATCAAGTTGCCAAGAGGAATACCGAGTCAGCGGTGCTTGCGAAGAGATCATACGACGAACGCCAACGTTGTGGGTCGCTCCTGGTGGAGATCGAAGCGAGAGTGTTCCAAAAGAGCATCCTAATTAAGATCCACTGCGAGAACCAGAAAGGAGTGTTGGTGAAAGCACTCTCCGAGATCGAGAAGCTCCACCTTTCTGTAATATGCACGAGTGCCATGTCCTTCGCTATTTCTTCTCTCGACATCACTGTGATGACtcag ATCGAAGAGGAATTCTGCATGACAGCGAAGGACCTGGTGAAGAAGCTGAACTCAGCTCTCATGTga